The following are from one region of the Thermococcus cleftensis genome:
- a CDS encoding DMT family transporter — MSRKHAVGAVLLWSTVASAFKLSLRYMSPLQLLLYASLTSLALFGLLYARDFSPRRDNLRSAYLGLVNPLLYYTVLFSAYDLLPAQEAQALNYTWPLMLVLLSIPLLGKKLGARTMAGLFLGFLGALVVATKGDLGGLNFTDPLGVALGLGSAVVWAAYWLLNLRDERQLVEKMFWNFLFGFAYVSIVAVATGNLTVPPVEGLAGAVYVGLFEMGITFLLWYRAVEGDMAFASNLAYLVPFLSLFLISIVVGESIAPATVAGLAMIVGGIVLGRER; from the coding sequence ATGTCAAGGAAACACGCCGTCGGTGCGGTGCTGTTGTGGTCAACGGTCGCTTCCGCCTTCAAGCTCTCGCTCCGCTACATGAGCCCGCTCCAGCTTCTCCTCTACGCCTCGCTGACCTCGCTCGCGCTCTTCGGGCTTCTCTATGCGAGGGACTTCAGCCCAAGGAGGGATAACCTCCGCTCGGCCTACCTGGGCCTCGTAAACCCTCTCCTCTACTACACCGTGCTCTTCTCTGCCTACGACCTCCTGCCGGCCCAGGAAGCGCAGGCTTTAAACTACACCTGGCCGCTGATGCTCGTGCTCCTATCGATTCCACTCCTCGGAAAGAAACTGGGTGCCAGAACCATGGCCGGTCTCTTCCTCGGATTCCTCGGTGCCCTCGTCGTGGCGACGAAGGGTGACCTGGGAGGGCTAAACTTCACCGACCCGCTCGGCGTTGCCCTCGGCCTGGGAAGCGCGGTGGTCTGGGCAGCCTACTGGCTCCTCAACCTCCGCGATGAGAGACAGCTCGTTGAGAAGATGTTCTGGAACTTCCTCTTCGGCTTCGCATACGTTTCAATCGTTGCGGTCGCGACCGGCAACCTCACGGTACCACCCGTGGAAGGCCTCGCTGGAGCGGTTTACGTCGGCCTGTTCGAGATGGGGATTACCTTTCTCCTCTGGTACCGGGCGGTGGAGGGGGACATGGCCTTTGCCTCCAACCTGGCCTACCTCGTGCCCTTCCTGAGCCTGTTCCTCATTTCCATCGTCGTGGGGGAGAGCATAGCGCCGGCAACCGTGGCGGGACTGGCGATGATAGTTGGGGGCATAGTCCTCGGGCGGGAACGATAA
- a CDS encoding ABC transporter ATP-binding protein, translating to MITAKNLTKRFGRLVALDSINLEIEGGLTLILGPNGGGKSTFLNLCAGLYRPSKGEIRVLGEKPWSNDGLRKRIGVSFDPPALPKHRTAREWLTYIAEVKGLDGEEVIKAAELFSAEKYLNRKMGEYSAGMLKRISLAQAFLGKPELVLLDEPLANLDLEGIKEVAGVIGELAQKGTNMVVVSHIWRPLVEFADRIVVIAAGRVVLTGTPDEVVPEIEEI from the coding sequence ATGATAACCGCGAAGAACCTCACCAAGCGGTTCGGCAGGCTGGTGGCCCTGGATTCGATAAACCTCGAAATCGAGGGGGGACTGACGCTGATACTCGGCCCCAACGGTGGCGGAAAGAGCACCTTCCTGAACCTCTGCGCCGGCCTGTACAGGCCGAGCAAAGGGGAAATCAGGGTCCTGGGCGAGAAGCCCTGGAGCAACGACGGGCTGAGGAAAAGGATAGGCGTCTCCTTCGACCCGCCGGCCCTTCCAAAGCACAGGACGGCCAGGGAATGGCTCACCTACATCGCCGAAGTCAAGGGGCTGGACGGAGAAGAAGTAATCAAAGCCGCGGAGCTATTCTCGGCCGAGAAGTACCTGAACAGAAAGATGGGAGAGTACTCGGCGGGCATGCTCAAGAGGATCAGCCTGGCCCAGGCGTTCCTCGGAAAACCCGAGCTGGTGCTCCTAGATGAGCCTCTAGCCAACCTGGATCTGGAGGGGATAAAGGAAGTCGCAGGAGTTATAGGAGAGCTGGCCCAAAAGGGGACCAACATGGTCGTGGTTTCCCACATCTGGCGCCCCCTCGTTGAGTTTGCGGACAGAATCGTTGTGATAGCCGCGGGGAGGGTGGTGCTGACGGGAACCCCTGATGAGGTGGTGCCCGAGATCGAGGAGATATGA
- a CDS encoding SDH family Clp fold serine proteinase produces the protein MSEATSGFFGSLLWWLFFMYILLWPQMQYRSLQIARAKLLKRLSEKRGSTVITMIHRQESIGLFGIPFYKFISVEDSEEVLRAIRSAPKDKPIDLIIHTPGGLVLAATQIAKALHDHPAETRVIVPHYAMSGGTLIALAADKIIMDPHAVLGPVDPQLGQYPGPSIVRAVEKKGADKVDDQTLILADVAEKAIKQVRDFVYSILKDRYGEEKAKELAQILTEGRWTHDYPITYEQARELGLHVSTDVPEEVYALMELYKQPMKQRGTVEFMPYTQRGESSK, from the coding sequence ATGAGTGAGGCAACCAGCGGATTCTTCGGCTCTCTTCTGTGGTGGCTGTTCTTCATGTACATCTTGCTTTGGCCCCAGATGCAGTACAGGAGCCTGCAGATAGCGAGGGCCAAGCTGCTCAAGAGGCTCTCGGAAAAGAGGGGCTCAACCGTCATAACGATGATCCACAGGCAGGAAAGCATCGGCCTCTTTGGAATCCCCTTCTACAAGTTCATAAGCGTCGAGGACAGCGAGGAGGTGCTGAGAGCTATTCGCTCGGCCCCCAAGGACAAGCCGATAGACCTCATCATACACACTCCCGGTGGGCTTGTGCTGGCGGCGACGCAGATAGCTAAGGCCCTCCACGACCACCCGGCGGAGACTCGTGTGATAGTTCCCCACTACGCCATGAGCGGCGGGACTTTGATAGCGCTCGCCGCGGACAAGATAATAATGGATCCCCACGCGGTTCTCGGCCCCGTTGACCCCCAGCTCGGCCAGTACCCCGGGCCGAGCATCGTCAGGGCCGTCGAGAAGAAAGGCGCCGACAAGGTTGACGACCAGACCCTTATCCTGGCCGACGTTGCGGAGAAGGCCATAAAGCAGGTTCGTGACTTCGTCTACAGCATTCTCAAGGACAGGTATGGAGAGGAGAAGGCCAAAGAGCTGGCACAGATACTCACTGAGGGCAGGTGGACGCACGACTACCCGATAACCTACGAGCAGGCCAGGGAGCTCGGTCTTCACGTCAGCACGGACGTTCCCGAGGAGGTCTATGCCCTCATGGAGCTGTACAAGCAGCCCATGAAGCAGAGGGGCACGGTCGAGTTCATGCCCTACACCCAGCGCGGCGAGAGTTCCAAATGA
- a CDS encoding DUF2103 domain-containing protein, with protein sequence MPRHFKRGVKREHHFLKGLEKPLERIAAIPGVKKVIPGRIYASDSRGFEIKVTRETQTGLKLVAKSNGSVQEVFLVVDRAERDRVRSEIERLSDEWTK encoded by the coding sequence ATGCCGAGGCACTTCAAGCGGGGCGTCAAAAGGGAGCACCACTTTCTCAAGGGACTTGAGAAACCCCTTGAGAGGATAGCCGCGATACCCGGGGTCAAAAAGGTTATCCCCGGGAGGATTTACGCGAGCGACTCCAGGGGCTTCGAGATTAAGGTGACGCGGGAAACGCAGACCGGGCTGAAGCTCGTCGCCAAGAGCAATGGAAGCGTTCAGGAGGTTTTTCTTGTCGTGGACAGGGCGGAGAGGGATAGAGTCAGGAGTGAGATAGAGCGCCTCTCCGACGAGTGGACGAAATAG
- a CDS encoding PEGA domain-containing protein → MRWKLIFLAFLMAGLLVPPAYSAGESTMERPGYLFVEAPGNVAEIEGVGSYTTPVGLVLKPGNYTVRITGNVTVTARVSVKAGEATILRVNPDEIAEAVSGEGIVSIWAIFNESANYSREKLNPPFNPFAFPGGCGSNSGYLNVSNPYPMGLAVRGRDEVYITLNGTFMHIGDDDGKPCIFYVEVYPGATHSESVRNATYLVPWARLEIDSVPQGLTFYINGGYNRYIFYTPMGLYVPAIPRDVYNATAVSYYGTVRIPVIHKLDTHTVGIAENHYLVQCLVRVVPNETRHISVDMEKVKSSLTVERRAVRAVPLKVDSEPGNASLVVTDGVLRAFATTPATLFLPPGNYTVVASKGNLSAKESVFLAESASVFLRLSPASAALTVVTYPENATVLLNGEEVKSKNLTLSPGRYNITVKAPGYLTKSLEVILAPNESKRIEVSLEKKPAVEDREIVTSPPSGGADDTGAGEKSQTRENSVPENTPVPSAPPTDDVPGPPGRDNGSLWVKAGILAGVVGAVYLALRLRR, encoded by the coding sequence GTGAGATGGAAGCTCATTTTTCTGGCGTTTTTGATGGCCGGTCTGCTCGTTCCTCCGGCATATTCGGCCGGAGAAAGCACGATGGAGAGGCCCGGCTACCTGTTCGTCGAGGCACCTGGAAACGTGGCCGAGATAGAGGGGGTGGGCTCTTACACCACTCCCGTGGGCCTGGTGCTCAAGCCGGGGAACTACACAGTCAGGATAACCGGAAACGTAACCGTAACCGCCAGGGTTTCGGTGAAGGCTGGGGAAGCCACAATCCTCCGCGTGAATCCCGACGAGATTGCGGAAGCGGTTTCAGGGGAGGGGATCGTGTCGATATGGGCAATCTTCAACGAGAGCGCCAACTACAGCCGGGAGAAGCTCAACCCTCCCTTCAATCCGTTTGCGTTCCCAGGTGGGTGTGGAAGCAACTCCGGGTATCTCAACGTATCGAATCCCTACCCAATGGGCCTCGCAGTGCGGGGAAGGGACGAGGTGTACATAACCCTCAATGGAACCTTCATGCACATTGGAGACGATGACGGGAAACCCTGCATTTTCTACGTCGAAGTGTACCCAGGGGCAACTCACTCGGAAAGCGTCAGAAACGCCACCTACCTCGTCCCCTGGGCGCGGCTGGAGATAGACTCCGTGCCCCAGGGTTTGACGTTCTACATCAACGGCGGCTACAACCGCTACATTTTCTACACCCCCATGGGCCTCTACGTTCCGGCCATTCCCCGCGACGTTTACAACGCCACCGCCGTCAGCTACTACGGGACGGTACGGATACCGGTGATCCATAAGCTCGACACCCACACGGTGGGAATAGCGGAGAACCACTACTTGGTCCAGTGCCTCGTCAGGGTGGTCCCCAACGAAACCCGCCACATCAGCGTGGACATGGAAAAGGTGAAGTCCTCGCTGACGGTGGAGAGGAGGGCTGTGAGAGCGGTTCCCCTTAAGGTCGATTCCGAGCCGGGCAACGCTTCCCTCGTGGTCACCGACGGGGTACTGAGGGCCTTCGCCACAACGCCCGCGACGCTCTTTCTTCCCCCCGGGAACTACACCGTCGTAGCCTCTAAGGGCAACCTCTCGGCTAAAGAATCCGTGTTTCTGGCAGAGAGTGCGAGTGTTTTCCTGAGGCTCTCCCCGGCCAGCGCGGCCCTAACTGTGGTAACCTATCCGGAAAACGCGACGGTGCTCCTTAACGGCGAGGAGGTCAAATCCAAAAACCTAACGCTCAGCCCCGGGCGCTACAACATCACAGTGAAGGCTCCCGGCTATCTCACGAAGAGCCTGGAGGTAATCCTGGCCCCGAACGAGTCGAAGAGGATCGAGGTGAGCCTGGAAAAGAAGCCCGCGGTGGAGGATAGGGAAATCGTCACCTCGCCGCCCTCTGGCGGAGCAGACGACACCGGGGCCGGGGAAAAGTCGCAGACCCGCGAAAACAGTGTTCCTGAGAACACTCCTGTCCCCTCAGCGCCGCCCACCGATGACGTCCCTGGCCCGCCGGGAAGGGACAACGGCTCCCTGTGGGTCAAGGCGGGTATCCTTGCCGGGGTCGTGGGTGCGGTCTACCTGGCCCTGAGGCTGAGGAGGTGA
- a CDS encoding ABC-2 transporter permease, with amino-acid sequence MRAQIRWELEDPYNLLVFIFGFVMLGITFFSGLTSNDTVFMIAGPDSVIVSESAKTLGLILPRLGTEEYTIFALTGALLVSLMLRYDRDTRVAKSIYSLPVRNHSVVLSKALSAMVLLFLASILPALLAFLYIHGDVPELMRRALFGEGFLAGYLLY; translated from the coding sequence ATGAGGGCCCAGATAAGGTGGGAGCTTGAGGATCCCTACAACCTGCTCGTCTTCATCTTCGGCTTCGTCATGCTCGGCATCACCTTCTTTTCCGGCCTGACGAGCAACGATACCGTGTTTATGATAGCCGGGCCGGATAGCGTAATAGTTTCCGAGTCCGCCAAGACCCTGGGACTGATACTCCCAAGGCTGGGAACCGAGGAGTACACGATATTCGCGCTCACCGGGGCCCTGCTGGTCTCCCTGATGCTCAGGTACGACAGGGACACTAGGGTTGCCAAGAGCATCTACAGCCTGCCCGTCAGGAACCATTCGGTGGTCCTTTCAAAGGCGCTCTCCGCGATGGTGCTGCTCTTCCTTGCCTCAATCCTGCCGGCCCTCCTGGCGTTCTTATACATTCACGGGGACGTCCCTGAGCTGATGAGAAGGGCACTCTTCGGGGAGGGCTTCTTAGCGGGCTACCTCCTCTACTGA
- the arcS gene encoding archaeosine synthase subunit alpha: MEVIRHEGPGRLGLVRLGEHSFRTPALAGVDFTLSPFNSFFHPEEPGDYDFNLAPAIPLGFYTPAEVIEKAIGRLWSVNYEGFNAFYLPALRRTEYLPEFFKIIERYGFEAVYLGNTKILVKEYRYFVRILRELRERFPNVMIIADLEPFFYPLAVYLGVDAFETRSLKLYDFEGKGFTQFSPFLWDREPNSLDFARETILLVRRAIEEGKLRYLVENFFNTQYHAGILRIADLEHGDYLEKYTPIQRETVYFMSEASIRRPEVKRWHERVVERFVPPKNTELVLLFPCSAKKPYSFSRSHTLYRRAVKEALGSGISRVHELILTSPFGVVPREWEWLAKYDIVVTGHWNEEEIKPAAELLAKTLEKYPRDVPIIAHLDEAYVEIAKLAGELSGREIIFTRVENGTTSRESLKALTETLGEFELEGTKEDRTYRYFENIRKVFDFYFGAGAGEAVLPENGQVKGSKMLRLFVDGQQTGTFRDGVISVTPFGMQRIYDSLKAYWVNVDFELRGDVFAVGVDEADPTIRPDDIVGVVRDGKVVGVGKAVLSGEEMVRAKKGVAVKVRKRA, encoded by the coding sequence ATGGAGGTAATCAGGCACGAGGGGCCCGGAAGGCTGGGTCTGGTTAGGCTGGGAGAGCACTCCTTCAGAACCCCAGCCTTGGCTGGGGTAGACTTCACCCTCTCCCCCTTCAACTCCTTCTTCCACCCGGAGGAGCCGGGGGATTATGACTTCAACTTAGCCCCGGCCATTCCGCTCGGCTTCTACACCCCCGCCGAGGTCATTGAAAAAGCCATTGGAAGGCTCTGGAGCGTAAACTACGAGGGCTTCAACGCCTTCTACCTGCCAGCACTCAGGAGGACGGAATACCTTCCCGAGTTCTTCAAGATAATCGAACGCTATGGCTTTGAGGCCGTCTACCTTGGCAACACCAAGATACTCGTCAAGGAGTATCGTTACTTCGTGAGAATCCTTAGGGAACTCCGCGAGAGGTTCCCCAACGTCATGATAATCGCCGATCTGGAGCCCTTCTTCTACCCGCTGGCGGTTTATCTCGGTGTGGATGCCTTCGAGACGCGCTCGCTCAAGCTCTACGACTTCGAGGGCAAGGGTTTCACTCAGTTTAGCCCGTTCCTCTGGGACAGGGAACCAAACTCCCTCGACTTCGCGAGGGAAACCATATTGCTCGTCAGGAGGGCCATTGAAGAGGGCAAGCTCCGCTACCTCGTCGAGAACTTCTTCAACACCCAGTACCACGCGGGGATTCTGAGGATAGCCGACCTGGAGCACGGGGATTACCTTGAGAAGTACACCCCAATCCAGAGGGAGACGGTCTACTTCATGAGCGAAGCCTCGATAAGGAGGCCCGAGGTAAAGCGCTGGCACGAGCGCGTTGTCGAGCGCTTCGTCCCACCGAAGAACACCGAGCTTGTGCTCCTCTTCCCCTGCTCGGCCAAAAAGCCCTATTCATTCTCGCGCTCACACACCCTCTACCGCAGAGCCGTGAAGGAGGCCCTCGGCTCTGGAATAAGCAGGGTTCACGAGCTTATCCTCACCTCCCCATTTGGCGTCGTGCCTAGGGAGTGGGAGTGGTTAGCAAAGTATGACATAGTCGTCACCGGCCACTGGAACGAGGAGGAGATTAAGCCAGCGGCCGAGCTCCTCGCGAAGACACTGGAGAAGTACCCGAGGGACGTTCCGATAATAGCTCACCTCGACGAAGCCTACGTCGAGATAGCCAAGCTCGCCGGTGAGCTGAGCGGGAGGGAAATTATCTTCACCCGCGTTGAGAACGGCACGACGAGCAGGGAGAGCCTTAAAGCCCTCACCGAGACGCTGGGGGAGTTCGAGCTTGAGGGAACCAAGGAGGACAGGACCTACCGCTACTTTGAAAACATAAGGAAGGTCTTCGACTTCTACTTCGGTGCTGGAGCCGGGGAAGCCGTTCTCCCGGAGAACGGGCAGGTGAAGGGCTCCAAGATGCTCCGCCTCTTCGTTGACGGCCAGCAGACGGGAACCTTCAGGGACGGCGTGATAAGCGTCACCCCCTTCGGAATGCAGAGGATCTACGATTCGCTCAAGGCATACTGGGTGAATGTGGACTTCGAGCTCCGCGGCGACGTCTTCGCGGTGGGAGTTGATGAGGCGGACCCGACTATAAGACCGGACGACATCGTCGGCGTCGTCAGGGACGGAAAAGTTGTCGGCGTCGGAAAGGCAGTTCTGAGCGGAGAGGAGATGGTTAGGGCGAAGAAGGGCGTGGCTGTAAAGGTCAGGAAGAGGGCCTGA
- a CDS encoding class I SAM-dependent methyltransferase, translating into MGFREKYAKLGERYERIDGPLERFFDPLRRKAAGYVAGRVLEVGVGTGFMLPHYPRDIELHAIDAVPEMVEVAKERAEEIGLNARFYVMDAEKLEFPSGSFDTVLSAFVFCTVPDPERAMAEIHRVLKPGGRVILLEHTKSDCRLLNWLFLKPLDVLLGLLLEDNTLRETHLLARKYFEIEHEESHYRGIVRLIVGRKG; encoded by the coding sequence ATGGGCTTTCGGGAGAAGTATGCGAAGCTCGGCGAGAGGTACGAGAGGATAGACGGCCCGCTGGAGAGGTTCTTTGACCCGCTGAGGAGGAAGGCGGCCGGCTACGTCGCCGGCAGGGTGCTCGAGGTCGGCGTCGGCACCGGCTTCATGCTCCCCCATTACCCACGGGACATCGAGCTGCACGCGATAGATGCCGTCCCCGAGATGGTGGAGGTGGCGAAGGAGAGGGCCGAGGAAATTGGTTTGAACGCCAGATTCTACGTGATGGACGCCGAAAAGCTGGAGTTCCCAAGCGGGAGCTTCGATACCGTCCTTTCAGCCTTCGTCTTCTGCACCGTCCCGGACCCGGAGAGGGCCATGGCAGAAATACACCGCGTCCTTAAGCCCGGCGGGAGGGTAATCCTGCTTGAGCACACGAAGAGCGACTGCAGGCTTCTGAACTGGCTGTTTCTCAAACCCCTCGACGTTCTCCTTGGTCTCTTGCTGGAGGACAACACGCTGAGGGAAACGCACCTTCTGGCCAGAAAATACTTCGAAATCGAGCACGAGGAGAGCCACTACCGGGGAATAGTCCGGCTCATTGTGGGCAGGAAGGGGTGA
- a CDS encoding coiled-coil protein has protein sequence MQTKVDPEEIKRIKREIEALEKERNEIRAKLDELEKELQIWIQRRDEKNNEVKGLRQRGREYKAKRDEINQQIQELKKNREEINAKLDLLYQEILEYRTKRDEYNQLRRLKMPPEKIQERIEKLEWELQTNPNITPDREKQIVDQIQVLATELEIIQQAERFHRKLVEARKKVDQLKKARRNISLEIQKLANQSQQFHEQMIEAFNKADEVKKEADEYHAKVVELRDKIREVRRELRAIERKIREYDEKHKELIAYRLVARMRAKKDASFEKAVEALEKFKRGEKLTLDELLLLQRYNLV, from the coding sequence ATGCAGACGAAAGTGGATCCAGAGGAGATTAAGAGGATCAAGAGGGAGATAGAGGCCCTTGAGAAAGAGAGAAACGAGATAAGGGCCAAACTTGATGAACTTGAAAAGGAGCTTCAAATCTGGATTCAGAGAAGGGACGAGAAGAACAACGAGGTTAAGGGGCTCCGCCAGAGGGGAAGGGAGTACAAGGCCAAGCGCGACGAGATCAACCAGCAGATACAGGAGCTAAAGAAAAACCGCGAGGAGATAAACGCGAAGCTCGACCTCCTCTACCAGGAGATACTCGAGTACAGAACCAAGAGGGACGAGTACAACCAGCTCCGCAGACTTAAGATGCCGCCGGAGAAGATACAGGAGAGGATAGAGAAACTCGAGTGGGAACTCCAGACCAATCCGAACATAACGCCCGACCGGGAGAAGCAGATAGTTGACCAGATCCAGGTTCTCGCGACGGAGCTCGAGATAATCCAGCAGGCCGAGCGCTTCCACAGAAAGCTCGTCGAGGCGAGGAAGAAGGTTGACCAGCTCAAGAAGGCCAGGCGGAACATCAGCCTCGAGATACAGAAGCTTGCCAACCAGAGCCAGCAGTTCCACGAGCAGATGATAGAGGCCTTCAACAAGGCTGACGAGGTCAAAAAGGAGGCCGATGAGTACCACGCCAAGGTCGTCGAGCTACGCGACAAGATAAGGGAGGTCAGGAGGGAGCTCCGCGCTATCGAAAGGAAGATAAGGGAATACGACGAGAAGCACAAGGAGCTCATAGCCTACAGGCTTGTCGCGAGGATGCGCGCCAAGAAGGACGCCAGCTTTGAGAAGGCAGTCGAGGCCCTGGAGAAGTTCAAGCGCGGTGAGAAGCTCACCCTCGACGAGCTGCTGCTCCTCCAGAGGTACAACCTCGTCTGA
- a CDS encoding DUF2079 domain-containing protein, which translates to MGRTKTRLCHYDVTAVFIALAYSALLMHFSLVKFECFRYTSLDLGIFTQSLAGFLHGRPLFNTVEWQLYGTPNHLAVHFQPFLYLLVPIFAVFPSPKTLLVLQTAALGFSVFLAYVLARKLLSPLEALAATVLYAFNSSLVGINLFEFHPVSFAVPLFILSAIFLVDRRERAFFLVSGLILTIKEDAFLGVLSLSLWWAFGDEISLKSARKNRPLLLLAALSLLYGAVVIKLVIPALGGGYLYGSLYTEPRLDRQKLLYFLLFNLSLGLLPLFRPRNALLLTLPWLENLLASRPSQTTFGFHYPYMVLPLSFIGAVFALRELDLRRILPVLLSVGLLVSLATMPVELNQPEKPLPLVYPSVLEPIPGRKAVEPVIEFLLGSNLSVYTQPAFYPALAVKPDVYVYPAGVEPDAVLVNVKTYRGRLYLERLQKMVGGKYRPVYSRDGVMLYIREGLNVSVFGLVPTGS; encoded by the coding sequence ATGGGGAGAACTAAAACTAGGTTATGTCATTACGATGTTACTGCGGTCTTCATTGCACTTGCCTATTCAGCCCTTTTGATGCATTTCAGCCTCGTTAAGTTCGAGTGCTTTCGCTACACCAGCCTTGACCTTGGGATCTTCACCCAGTCACTGGCCGGCTTCCTCCACGGCAGGCCCCTGTTCAACACCGTTGAATGGCAGCTCTACGGTACGCCAAATCATCTCGCCGTTCACTTCCAACCGTTTCTCTATCTCCTGGTCCCGATATTCGCGGTATTTCCGTCCCCAAAAACACTGCTCGTCCTCCAGACTGCTGCCCTGGGTTTCTCCGTGTTTCTGGCATACGTCCTCGCTAGGAAGCTCCTGTCCCCTCTGGAAGCGCTGGCGGCGACGGTTCTCTACGCCTTCAACTCCTCCCTCGTTGGCATAAACCTCTTCGAGTTCCACCCCGTCTCCTTCGCCGTCCCCCTCTTTATCCTCTCGGCGATTTTTCTGGTCGATCGCAGGGAACGGGCATTCTTCCTCGTTTCCGGGCTCATACTGACCATCAAGGAGGACGCCTTTCTCGGTGTTCTCTCCCTCTCCCTATGGTGGGCCTTCGGAGATGAAATCTCCCTCAAAAGCGCAAGGAAAAACCGTCCTCTGCTTCTTCTGGCGGCCCTCTCCCTGCTGTACGGTGCGGTGGTCATAAAGCTGGTGATCCCGGCCCTTGGGGGCGGCTACCTGTACGGGAGCCTCTACACCGAACCCCGGCTGGATAGGCAGAAGCTCCTCTACTTCCTCCTTTTCAACCTGAGCCTGGGCCTCCTGCCGCTCTTCAGACCCAGGAACGCCCTTCTTCTTACCCTCCCCTGGCTTGAAAACCTCCTGGCATCGAGGCCCAGCCAAACGACTTTCGGCTTCCACTACCCCTACATGGTTCTCCCCCTCTCCTTCATCGGTGCGGTCTTCGCGCTCAGGGAGCTCGACCTCAGGAGGATCCTTCCCGTTCTCCTGAGTGTTGGCCTTCTGGTTTCCCTGGCGACGATGCCGGTCGAGCTGAATCAGCCGGAGAAACCGCTCCCCCTCGTCTACCCCTCGGTTCTCGAACCCATACCCGGCCGAAAGGCGGTGGAACCGGTCATCGAGTTCCTCCTGGGGAGCAACCTTTCCGTCTACACCCAGCCGGCCTTTTACCCCGCCCTGGCCGTCAAGCCCGACGTTTACGTTTACCCCGCCGGGGTGGAGCCGGACGCGGTTCTCGTGAACGTGAAAACCTACCGCGGCAGGCTCTACCTTGAGAGGCTTCAAAAGATGGTGGGGGGGAAGTACCGTCCCGTCTACTCCCGGGACGGCGTGATGCTGTACATCAGGGAGGGGCTGAACGTCTCGGTTTTTGGGCTGGTGCCCACAGGATCCTAA
- the arcC gene encoding carbamate kinase encodes MKRVVIALGGNAILQRGQKGTYEEQMANVMKTARQIVDIILDGDYEVVITHGNGPQVGALLLHMDAGQAVHGIPAQPMDVAGAMTQGQIGYMIQQALVNELRARGIEKPVATIVTQTLVDKDDPAFQNPSKPVGPFYDEETAKKLAEEKGWVVVEDSGRGWRRVVPSPDPKGHVEAPVIVDLVEKGFIVIASGGGGVPVVEENGRLRGVEAVIDKDLAGEKLAEEVNADIFMILTDVNGAAVNFGKPDERWLGKVTVEELKRYYKEGHFKKGSMGPKVLAAIRFVEGGGERAVIAHLEKAVDALKGKTGTQVVKA; translated from the coding sequence ATGAAGAGGGTTGTAATAGCCTTGGGCGGCAACGCTATTCTCCAGCGAGGCCAGAAGGGAACCTACGAGGAACAGATGGCCAACGTCATGAAGACTGCCAGGCAGATAGTGGACATAATCCTGGACGGGGACTACGAGGTGGTCATAACCCACGGGAACGGCCCGCAGGTCGGTGCTTTGCTCCTCCACATGGACGCCGGCCAGGCCGTCCACGGCATTCCTGCCCAGCCTATGGACGTGGCCGGAGCGATGACGCAGGGCCAGATAGGCTACATGATCCAGCAGGCGCTCGTCAACGAGCTCCGCGCGAGGGGTATTGAAAAGCCAGTCGCTACGATAGTGACGCAGACCCTCGTTGACAAGGACGATCCCGCCTTCCAGAATCCGAGCAAGCCGGTTGGGCCCTTCTACGATGAGGAGACAGCCAAAAAGCTCGCGGAGGAGAAGGGCTGGGTTGTTGTGGAGGACTCCGGGAGGGGCTGGAGGAGGGTAGTGCCGAGCCCCGATCCGAAGGGCCACGTAGAGGCACCAGTGATAGTCGATCTCGTTGAGAAGGGCTTCATAGTCATAGCGAGCGGCGGCGGTGGCGTTCCCGTCGTGGAGGAGAACGGCCGGCTCCGGGGTGTGGAAGCGGTTATAGACAAGGACCTGGCTGGCGAGAAGCTGGCGGAGGAGGTCAACGCCGACATCTTCATGATTCTCACCGATGTGAATGGCGCGGCGGTAAACTTCGGCAAGCCCGACGAGCGCTGGCTCGGAAAGGTCACCGTCGAGGAGCTGAAGCGCTATTACAAGGAGGGCCACTTTAAGAAGGGTAGCATGGGGCCGAAGGTTTTGGCCGCCATAAGGTTCGTCGAGGGGGGTGGGGAAAGGGCGGTTATAGCCCACCTCGAGAAGGCCGTCGATGCCCTCAAGGGCAAGACAGGTACCCAGGTCGTGAAGGCCTGA